A region from the Sphingopyxis lindanitolerans genome encodes:
- a CDS encoding acyl-CoA dehydrogenase family protein, producing the protein MTPEAEALRDEVRAFLRQELSAARATGEYISWTHADPAFSRKIGARGWIGMTWPKAYGGGERTATERYVVVEEMLAAGAPVGAHWIADRQIGPLLLSHGSEYQREMVLPGIAAGECYVAIGLSEPGVGSDLASIKARAKPVDGGYRLSGTKIWTTNAHLSHYIMVLCRTDGEPATGTPDSASCSSISHGPVWSSDRSST; encoded by the coding sequence CTGACACCCGAAGCCGAAGCCTTGCGCGACGAGGTTCGCGCCTTCCTCCGGCAGGAGTTGAGTGCGGCGCGGGCGACCGGCGAATATATCAGCTGGACCCATGCCGATCCCGCCTTCAGCCGCAAGATCGGCGCGCGCGGCTGGATCGGTATGACGTGGCCCAAAGCCTATGGCGGCGGCGAGCGGACGGCGACTGAACGCTATGTCGTAGTCGAAGAAATGCTGGCGGCCGGAGCGCCGGTCGGCGCGCATTGGATTGCTGACCGCCAGATCGGGCCGCTGCTTCTGAGTCATGGCAGCGAATATCAGCGCGAAATGGTGCTCCCGGGAATCGCGGCGGGCGAATGCTATGTCGCGATCGGTCTCAGCGAGCCCGGCGTTGGATCCGATCTCGCATCGATCAAGGCGCGCGCGAAGCCAGTCGATGGCGGTTATCGCCTAAGCGGGACGAAAATCTGGACCACCAACGCGCATCTCAGCCATTATATCATGGTCCTTTGTCGGACCGACGGCGAGCCGGCCACAGGCACGCCGGACTCAGCCAGTTGCTCGTCGATTTCGCATGGCCCGGTGTGGAGTTCCGACCGATCGTCGACATGA
- a CDS encoding acyl-CoA dehydrogenase family protein, producing the protein MSASPFFEAAERVVREAFDSDTVRRGSRGEWLADGWGAIDQLGLFQALIAEEQGGLGIAYPDAADTLWLAGYWAVPLPLAEAMLGAALLSRAGLSAPSGPAILAPSDLTHLRKEQKRDGWLVEGNAARIPWARSATTIILTAEIDAQPKIIALPVGSCSIVGGCNLAGEPRDHISFATILPASSVGDMDQGRSAVHTAAAVLRTVMIAGAAQRLLDMTLIFASEHQQFDGPIAKFQAIQQNLAVLAGQAALCRAAADMAAHALFVPGGQVTVAMAKARVGEAAALAAHVAHQVHGAIGFTGEYDLHLYSRRILAWREECGSEAQWHDIVGQACLDEPEGPWTLITCHGGVA; encoded by the coding sequence ATGTCCGCATCGCCCTTCTTCGAAGCCGCAGAGCGGGTCGTGCGCGAGGCTTTTGACAGCGATACGGTGCGACGCGGTTCACGTGGCGAATGGCTTGCCGACGGCTGGGGGGCCATCGATCAACTCGGCCTGTTCCAGGCGCTGATCGCGGAGGAACAGGGCGGACTCGGGATCGCATATCCCGACGCTGCGGACACGCTGTGGCTCGCCGGCTACTGGGCGGTGCCGCTACCACTCGCCGAAGCCATGCTCGGCGCGGCGCTGCTGTCCCGAGCAGGGCTTTCGGCTCCGAGTGGTCCGGCCATCCTTGCACCGTCCGACCTTACCCATCTCCGGAAGGAACAAAAAAGGGACGGCTGGCTCGTCGAAGGCAACGCCGCGCGCATTCCATGGGCGCGCAGCGCCACGACAATTATCCTGACGGCGGAGATCGATGCCCAGCCGAAAATTATCGCCCTTCCCGTCGGCAGCTGTTCGATTGTCGGAGGCTGCAATCTGGCTGGCGAGCCGCGCGATCACATCAGCTTCGCAACTATTCTACCGGCGAGTTCCGTGGGCGATATGGACCAGGGTCGCTCCGCGGTGCACACCGCCGCCGCGGTGCTCCGCACCGTGATGATTGCCGGCGCAGCACAGCGCCTGCTCGATATGACGCTCATCTTTGCCAGCGAACACCAGCAGTTTGATGGCCCGATCGCAAAATTCCAGGCAATCCAGCAAAATCTGGCCGTCCTTGCCGGGCAAGCCGCGCTGTGTCGCGCCGCCGCTGACATGGCGGCGCACGCGTTGTTCGTGCCTGGGGGACAGGTCACTGTGGCGATGGCCAAGGCGCGTGTCGGAGAGGCCGCAGCACTGGCGGCACATGTCGCGCATCAGGTGCATGGCGCCATCGGCTTTACTGGCGAATATGATCTGCACCTCTATAGTAGGCGTATTCTCGCGTGGCGGGAAGAGTGCGGCAGTGAGGCCCAATGGCACGATATCGTCGGGCAAGCCTGCCTCGACGAGCCCGAAGGGCCATGGACCCTCATCACCTGCCACGGAGGTGTCGCGTGA
- a CDS encoding CaiB/BaiF CoA transferase family protein: MNQGPLAGVSILEFSGIGPGPFVGMLLSDLGADVLRIDRKGNDRGTKVQVTRRGRKSVALDLKKPEAIETCLRLMERADATFEGFRPGVMERLGLGPDAALARNPGLVYGRMTGWGQFGPLAQAAGHDINYIAVTGALHAIGLPDKPVPPLNLVGDFGGGAMYLLVGILAALLHARRTGEGQVVDAAMSDGTASLLAMFYGHMAAGAWSDDRAANQLDGGAPYYDTYRCKDGRWMAVGAIEPQFFTLLLEKLGIADFPREGQLDRSMWPNLRARIEAAFLTRTQREWIAEMEGSDACAAGVIGLEDAPNHPHNVARRAFVTIDGVLQPAPAPRFSATPGRIQETDPAIGAHNISGLMEWGLTRAEVAALEKSAAL, translated from the coding sequence GTGAATCAGGGACCGCTTGCAGGGGTGAGCATACTCGAATTCTCGGGCATCGGGCCCGGCCCCTTCGTAGGCATGCTGCTGTCCGATCTTGGCGCTGATGTGCTGCGGATCGACCGCAAGGGGAATGACCGGGGAACGAAAGTTCAGGTCACGCGGCGCGGCCGCAAATCGGTCGCGCTCGACCTCAAAAAGCCCGAAGCGATCGAAACCTGCCTTCGATTGATGGAGCGCGCCGACGCGACCTTCGAAGGCTTTCGTCCGGGGGTGATGGAGCGCCTGGGCCTAGGTCCCGACGCGGCGCTCGCCCGTAATCCCGGGCTGGTTTATGGCCGCATGACCGGCTGGGGCCAATTTGGTCCGCTTGCGCAGGCCGCTGGGCATGACATCAATTATATTGCGGTCACCGGCGCCCTCCATGCGATCGGACTGCCCGACAAGCCGGTACCACCGCTCAACCTGGTCGGCGACTTCGGCGGCGGTGCGATGTATTTGCTTGTCGGTATTCTTGCCGCGTTGCTCCATGCGCGTCGTACTGGAGAAGGGCAGGTGGTCGATGCCGCGATGAGCGATGGCACCGCTTCGCTGCTTGCGATGTTCTATGGGCATATGGCGGCCGGTGCGTGGAGTGATGATCGCGCCGCGAACCAACTCGATGGCGGTGCGCCTTATTATGATACCTATCGCTGCAAGGATGGTCGATGGATGGCGGTGGGGGCGATCGAGCCCCAATTCTTCACGTTGCTGCTCGAAAAGCTTGGCATCGCGGATTTTCCGCGCGAAGGGCAACTCGACCGTTCGATGTGGCCGAACCTGCGCGCGCGGATCGAAGCGGCTTTCCTGACCCGGACTCAGCGCGAATGGATCGCGGAGATGGAAGGGAGCGATGCTTGCGCCGCGGGCGTTATCGGGCTGGAGGACGCGCCGAACCATCCGCATAATGTGGCGCGGCGGGCATTTGTCACGATTGACGGGGTGCTTCAACCGGCGCCGGCGCCGCGCTTCTCGGCAACACCGGGGCGGATCCAGGAGACTGACCCCGCGATCGGCGCGCATAACATCAGCGGGCTGATGGAGTGGGGATTGACGCGCGCCGAGGTCGCCGCGCTCGAAAAGAGCGCGGCTTTATAG
- a CDS encoding class I adenylate-forming enzyme family protein, whose product MSNAGPFHEFTGRDLPWLVDWQASLRPDKIFLVWEPVDGAPQSWTYAAFAEETRAYAAGLAAQGITAEDTVVIHMGNCPEFLFAWHACARIGALVVTTNTGSSVDELGFFLEHSRAVAVLTEPRFLPVVRDAGAVLRWIACMEGADEQDAGDYRLLPFSALRGDDAVAPRRDAEPLRLGSVQYTSGTTSRPKGVVWTHANALWSGRTTAAHLGLTAEDITLIHLPLFHTNGLGYSHMSTLWSGGTIVLTPGFSASRFWDIAIRNCCTWVSQIGFTLNALISQPCPAEHSVRFFSSGSGGTICQDNWGISQISWYGSTETVSQNCHSDWRLPEAPGSMGRAAHEYELSIRDEADREVSFGERGRLWVRGLRGLSLFAGYLHDPAATDAAFDADGFYDTGDEVTPRADGEIFYASRAKDMLKVGGENVAALEIETVIMGVAGVREVAVVGKPHPLYQEVPVAFVVAHSNDAGLAAAIEAHCADKLSKFKRPWEVRVIDELPKGLLSKVLKKKLRVMAASES is encoded by the coding sequence ATGAGCAACGCTGGTCCTTTTCACGAATTTACGGGGCGCGATCTGCCGTGGCTTGTTGACTGGCAAGCCAGTCTGCGACCCGACAAGATCTTCCTGGTTTGGGAACCGGTCGATGGAGCACCGCAAAGCTGGACATATGCCGCGTTCGCCGAAGAGACGCGCGCCTATGCGGCCGGATTGGCGGCGCAAGGCATCACGGCCGAGGACACGGTCGTCATCCACATGGGCAATTGCCCCGAATTCCTGTTCGCCTGGCATGCCTGCGCGCGCATCGGCGCGTTGGTCGTGACCACCAACACCGGGTCGTCGGTCGATGAGCTCGGCTTTTTTCTGGAACACAGCCGCGCCGTCGCGGTCCTGACCGAGCCTCGCTTTCTTCCGGTGGTGCGCGATGCGGGCGCCGTGTTGCGTTGGATTGCCTGCATGGAGGGAGCCGATGAGCAAGATGCCGGTGATTACCGCTTGCTGCCCTTCTCGGCATTGCGCGGCGATGATGCCGTGGCACCGCGACGCGACGCCGAGCCGCTCCGCCTCGGTAGCGTCCAATATACATCGGGGACGACGTCTCGACCAAAGGGTGTCGTCTGGACGCATGCCAATGCGCTGTGGAGTGGCCGGACAACTGCTGCGCACCTCGGCCTCACTGCCGAGGACATCACCCTCATTCACCTCCCGCTGTTCCACACCAACGGGCTCGGCTATTCGCATATGTCGACGCTTTGGTCGGGCGGGACGATCGTTCTGACGCCGGGATTTTCGGCGAGCCGCTTCTGGGACATCGCCATACGAAACTGTTGCACCTGGGTGTCGCAGATCGGCTTTACGCTGAACGCGCTGATCTCCCAGCCTTGTCCGGCCGAACACAGCGTCCGTTTCTTTTCCAGCGGGTCGGGCGGTACCATCTGCCAGGATAATTGGGGCATATCCCAGATTTCCTGGTACGGTTCGACCGAGACGGTTTCCCAGAATTGCCACAGCGACTGGCGCTTGCCCGAGGCGCCAGGCAGCATGGGCCGGGCGGCGCACGAATATGAACTGTCTATCCGCGACGAGGCCGACCGCGAAGTTTCCTTTGGCGAACGCGGCCGGCTGTGGGTCCGCGGGCTTCGCGGTCTTTCGCTATTCGCCGGCTATCTACACGACCCGGCGGCGACCGATGCCGCCTTCGACGCCGACGGCTTTTATGACACGGGTGACGAAGTTACGCCGCGCGCCGACGGCGAGATATTCTACGCTTCGCGCGCGAAGGATATGTTGAAAGTCGGTGGCGAAAATGTCGCCGCGCTTGAAATCGAGACGGTCATCATGGGCGTGGCCGGCGTGCGCGAAGTCGCCGTCGTCGGTAAGCCGCATCCTCTCTATCAGGAAGTGCCGGTGGCTTTCGTCGTCGCGCACAGCAACGATGCCGGACTCGCCGCGGCGATCGAGGCGCATTGCGCGGATAAGCTGTCGAAGTTCAAGCGGCCATGGGAAGTCCGGGTGATCGATGAATTACCCAAGGGCTTGCTCAGCAAGGTGTTGAAGAAGAAATTGCGCGTGATGGCGGCGTCTGAAAGCTGA
- a CDS encoding enoyl-CoA hydratase/isomerase family protein, protein MASEADFPLRQPLHFRQELSMHDHPIRVTTERYGHVAAVTFANATNNHINLPLLRALADVLDRLDADSNCRATILRSEGKIFCAGADLTIPNALGEEEGESFGASTIKFYRQAVRLFAIRKPMIAVVQGAAIGAGLGLALAADFRIAAPEARFAANFVKLGFHPGFAISHTLPRAIGEQRAAMMMLTGKRLSGEDACAWGLADEIASLDDLLDAALALAGEIAENGPLGVEATRATLRRKLVEDVRAATALEAVRQAELDGTDDFAEGRRAVHERRPGRFERR, encoded by the coding sequence ATGGCGTCAGAAGCGGATTTCCCGCTCCGTCAGCCCCTTCATTTTCGACAGGAATTATCGATGCATGACCATCCAATCCGCGTGACGACCGAACGATATGGCCATGTGGCCGCCGTGACATTTGCCAATGCGACGAACAACCATATCAACCTACCGCTTCTGCGTGCGCTTGCCGATGTGCTCGATAGGCTCGACGCGGATTCGAACTGCCGCGCCACGATCCTGCGATCGGAAGGAAAAATTTTTTGCGCCGGCGCTGACTTGACCATCCCCAACGCCTTGGGCGAAGAAGAGGGCGAAAGCTTCGGCGCATCGACGATCAAATTCTATCGACAGGCAGTCCGACTGTTCGCAATCCGCAAACCCATGATTGCCGTTGTGCAAGGCGCCGCCATCGGTGCGGGCCTTGGCCTGGCGCTCGCCGCCGATTTTCGCATCGCAGCGCCTGAAGCCCGCTTCGCCGCGAACTTCGTGAAGCTCGGCTTTCATCCCGGTTTCGCTATCAGCCACACGTTGCCGCGCGCGATTGGCGAGCAGCGCGCCGCGATGATGATGCTGACGGGGAAACGCCTATCAGGCGAAGATGCATGTGCGTGGGGCTTGGCCGACGAGATTGCATCGCTCGACGATTTGCTCGATGCGGCGCTGGCGCTTGCCGGCGAGATCGCCGAAAATGGGCCGCTCGGGGTCGAGGCGACCCGTGCAACGCTACGCCGCAAACTGGTCGAGGATGTCCGCGCCGCGACGGCGCTCGAAGCGGTACGGCAGGCCGAACTGGATGGCACCGATGATTTTGCCGAAGGCAGGCGCGCGGTTCACGAGCGTCGTCCCGGGCGGTTCGAGCGTCGCTGA